In Papaver somniferum cultivar HN1 chromosome 1, ASM357369v1, whole genome shotgun sequence, a genomic segment contains:
- the LOC113312502 gene encoding L-arabinokinase-like isoform X1: protein MPSCLYALVGWIDGEESTSNQACFLILLLKFCKQWVHHNVYGLGSDGKDRLVKLVQEMQHSKVFKSENGTLFGAKITGGGSGGSVCILGRNSVYEAANRF from the exons ATGCCATCTTGTTTGTATGCGTTA GTTGGTTGGATCGATGGCGAGGAATCAACAAGCAATCAGGCATGCTTCTTAATTTTGCTCTTGAAATTCTGCAAGCAGTGG GTGCATCATAATGTTTATGGACTTGGATCTGATGGAAAGGATAGGCTAGTAAAATTGGTGCAGGAAATGCAACACTCTAAAGTGTTTAAATCTGAAAATGGAACTCTGTTTGGAGCAAAGATTACTGGTGGAGGCTCCGGTGGCTCTGTTTGCATACTAGGAAGGAATTCTGTCTACGAGGCAGCGAACAGATTCTAG
- the LOC113312502 gene encoding L-arabinokinase-like isoform X2, producing MNFIGPPGWLDRWRGINKQSGMLLNFALEILQAVHHNVYGLGSDGKDRLVKLVQEMQHSKVFKSENGTLFGAKITGGGSGGSVCILGRNSVYEAANRF from the exons ATGAATTTTATTGGTCCACCAGGTTGGTTGGATCGATGGCGAGGAATCAACAAGCAATCAGGCATGCTTCTTAATTTTGCTCTTGAAATTCTGCAAGCA GTGCATCATAATGTTTATGGACTTGGATCTGATGGAAAGGATAGGCTAGTAAAATTGGTGCAGGAAATGCAACACTCTAAAGTGTTTAAATCTGAAAATGGAACTCTGTTTGGAGCAAAGATTACTGGTGGAGGCTCCGGTGGCTCTGTTTGCATACTAGGAAGGAATTCTGTCTACGAGGCAGCGAACAGATTCTAG